One segment of Toxoplasma gondii ME49 chromosome VI, whole genome shotgun sequence DNA contains the following:
- a CDS encoding hypothetical protein (encoded by transcript TGME49_240510), with protein MDCQPRQREAVTSCPVLTGTSRQVALRQETKSRVDSSFPLPQLPQWVILPSADVALHSKALGVPLPYHSASRPLQVCPFSSSVADPPVCTPAYTRLRLEEASERAECCPLSGRCAFLSAYGQLGEGIRSFVASFASLYTSTIRPSPAFVSPETARGVWCLVELLLSWLFSLFGQGIRLPDVCGKRRRCPFTEAAHCSLLSVAATPNFRTQGKDAILLIADGAYSDRSRAIDAGGDVLLVALSRNQCLFSSKLHSTIVDEDGDEYSTSAYESMVLLGHADTPLLLRNSGKARSLDAVLGTSAHSHHSGNSKAADVDLQESAAGRAGCEDVYQGSSVPKQIPEKSRQLTAVVVLSSAPQGPFLLLGYSDGRLEYLSNCQLEGGCRTCSEPYSSSLWRSIQGEDNGMRDWRLQWVDKLDSCVKVLQVSPRATRVCALTATSVYVFDPLFSPFRVPSSCKVPRLLAVGGEALLGHVPVACCWTGEFQLIVLSSAGRLTVLQRDSRKRVAEWYSLCRARLDVPTREQLRQEMRKNNNTAESAKGAKGPASLVRAAAAVATLEFHAARQLVYVSVRGSSCPLVFDWSTRSQLCHVSRGNVAECFFTLTGERVLVETPLTEMNLPSRGPVQMNSRLQPAKLQTTQRHTRDEAGSQGDRRLRGIERSAHAPDREDMLQIKAQNMIRPKLRSILTFTLGKDDASRRSYVAVIHEGCDAVAVYDDSTPRIRRRHPGDLRQHRAPLLYWLRPPFPGCYPSAVAFCSLPKYFQTGYTLDASTILAVQWSTTCSSVTCSGANTMMPVVTCLHKLPQTQSFLQSSGSRALARQGPSRGSCLFPLSSSPVIPSPRLASGEKETLTSWQEASLLGASLYGAHVRPRDHSTHRKPRIDIYSGAAMLPPMSFVGNLTDGHAHKGEDASQTREFGGTGSPFLGSNIDKQGSQSASYWKLQDPSQLSKLESSLRMSAVNGWGGWQGKAQSWSTGRAEPDAQERTRREACPSGSDWLARWQQKQTQLARSWQLSPPMLQDSEIPPATNSSFSRWAFSQRVPVQRASPYGVYGSCNRPTPVRATFPDLGGIFLQSENADGANILESPLCGSASTYLTYKSDQGFGVGDYSDFFGDRANSNAGRFQNTLLGTSGWNQESGTARRQSILNVEPHPASSALGQSRAASPFTSTNRQMSSMHSSTGFRGWGQPQEATLTSPQLSASVMPTSNDREYSDYAATSNGMRRRPGTAVFGFETGGFGRW; from the coding sequence ATGGATTGCCAGCCTCGGCAGCGTGAAGCTGTGACTTCCTGTCCTGTATTGACGGGTACTTCTCGCCAGGTCGCTCTTCGTCAGGAAACAAAGTCTCGAGTCGACAGCTCCTTTCCCCTTCCACAGTTACCCCAGTGGGTGATCCTTCCCAGCGCGGATGTAGCTTTACATTCCAAGGCGCTTGGTGTGCCGCTGCCGTATCACTCAGCATCCAGGCCCCTCCAAgtctgtcctttctcctcttctgttgctGATCCACCAGTGTGCACACCCGCGTACACACGCCTCCGCCTCGAAGAGGCTAGTGAGCGAGCCGAGTGTTGTCCACTTTCCGGCCGATGTGCCTTCCTCAGTGCTTACGGTCAGCTGGGTGAAGGAATCAGGTCGTTCGTTGCTtcatttgcttctctgtACACATCCACCATTCGACCGTCGCCTGCATTTGTCTCCCCAGAAACCGCGCGTGGTGTGTGGTGTCTCGTCGAGCTGTTGCTTTCAtggcttttttctctgttcggcCAGGGGATCCGCCTGCCAGATGTCTgtggaaaaaggagacgatgCCCTTTCACTGAGGCCGCGCACTGTAGTCTCCTGTCAGTGGCTGCAACTCCCAACTTCAGAACGCAAGGGAAGGATGCGATTTTGCTTATTGCTGATGGAGCATACAGCGATCGGTCCCGTGCTATCGACGCTGGCGGTGACGTCCTGTTGGTCGCTTTATCAAGGAATCAATGCTTGTTTTCCTCGAAATTGCACAGTACAATCGTCGACGAAGATGGCGATGAATACTCGACTTCCGCCTACGAATCGATGGTCCTTCTGGGGCATGCCGACacccctctgcttctgcgcaaCAGTGGCAAAGCGCGATCTCTTGATGCTGTTCTAGGCACTTCAGCACATAGCCATCATAGTGGTAATTCCAAAGCCGCTGACGTCGACCTACAAGAATCAGCGGCTGGGCGTGCTGGCTGTGAAGACGTTTACCAGGGTTCATCCGTCCCCAAGCAGATCCCGGAGAAGTCACGGCAGCTGACTGCTGTAGTTGTTCTCAGTTCCGCACCACAGggtccgtttctcctcttggGTTACAGCGATGGCCGACTAGAGTATCTGTCGAACTGCCAGCTGGAGGGAGGATGTCGTACCTGCAGTGAGCCGtattcctcttctctctggcgaaGCATTCAGGGGGAGGATAACGGCATGAGGGATTGGAGGCTCCAGTGGGTTGACAAGCTCGATAGCTGTGTGAAAGTTTtgcaggtgtctcctcgtgcAACGAGGGTGTGCGCTCTCACCGCCACATCTGTGTACGTATTCGacccgctcttctctcctttccgtGTTCCCTCAAGCTGCAAGGTGCCTCGACTGCTGGCTGTAGGCGGAGAAGCCTTGCTAGGCCATGTCCCCGTCGCCTGTTGCTGGACGGGAGAGTTTCAGTTGATTGTCCTGAGCAGTGCGGGACGGTTGACTGTCCTGCAACGAGACTCACGGAAGCGCGTTGCGGAGTGGTACAGCCTGTGTCGTGCTCGCTTGGACGTGCCCACGCGCGAGCAGCTGAGACAAGAAATGCGGAAGAACAACAATACCGCGGAAAGTGCGAAAGGAGCCAAGGGACCCGCATCCCTGGTACGTGCGGCTGCGGCTGTGGCTACGCTCGAGTTCCACGCAGCTCGGCAGCTAGTGTACGTGTCAGTCAGGGGAAGCTCCTGTCCTCTCGTATTCGACTGGTCCACGCGTTCCCAATTATGTCACGTCTCAAGAGGGAATGTAGCCGAGTGCTTCTTCACATTGACGGGAGAGCGTGTTCTGGTGGAAACGCCCTTGACTGAGATGAATCTTCCCTCCAGAGGCCCCGTCCAAATGAATTCGCGACTTCAGCCAGCCAAGCTGCaaacgacacagagacacacaaggGACGAAGCAGGATCCCAGGGCGACAGGAGATTGAGAGGCATCGAAAGGTCGGCTCATGCACCCGACAGAGAGGATATGCTTCAGATTAAGGCACAAAACATGATTCGCCCAAAACTGAGAAGTATTTTGACGTTCACACTCGGCAAAGATGATGCGTCCCGACGCTCATATGTGGCGGTCATCCATGAAGGATGCGATGCTGTTGCAGTTTACGACGATTCCACGCCTCGAATCCGAAGACGACATCCAGGTGACCTCAGACAGCACCGCGCGCCGCTTCTTTATTGGCTGCGTCCTCCATTTCCAGGGTGCTATCCTTCGGCCGTCGCATTCTGCTCGCTACCCAAATACTTCCAAACAGGGTACACACTTGATGCATCAACTATACTTGCAGTGCAGTGGTCGACAACATGCAGCTCCGTAACGTGCTCCGGAGCTAACACCATGATGCCCGTTGTCACTTGCCTACATAAGCTGCCGCAGACCCAATCCTTTTTGCAGTCTTCCGGATCACGGGCGCTGGCACGTCAGGGACCATCCAGGGGAAGTTGTTTGTTTCCACTGTCGTCATCTCCCGTGATTCCATCACCTCGACTGGccagtggagagaaagaaacccTCACATCATGGCAAGAGGCCTCTCTACTTGGTGCGTCGTTGTACGGGGCCCATGTCAGACCAAGAGATCATTCTACTCACAGAAAGCCTCGAATTGACATTTACTCGGGTGCCGCAATGCTCCCACCCATGTCTTTTGTGGGCAACCTTACTGACGGTCACGCACACAAAGGTGAAGATGCGAGTCAAACGAGGGAGTTTGGTGGCACAGGGAGTCCTTTTCTGGGCAGCAACATCGACAAACAAGGGTCTCAGAGCGCCAGTTACTGGAAGTTGCAGGACCCATCACAACTCAGCAAATTGGAATCCAGCCTTAGAATGTCAGCGGTCAATGGCTGGGGCGGTTGGCAGGGCAAGGCTCAGTCATGGAGTACCGGGCGCGCCGAGCCAGATGCCCAAGAgcggacgaggagagaagcctgCCCAAGTGGGAGTGACTGGCTGGCTCGGTGGcagcagaaacagacgcagCTGGCTCGTAGTTGGCAATTAAGTCCACCGATGCTTCAAGACAGTGAAATTCCGCCTGCCACCAAttcatctttttctcgctgggCCTTTTCTCAGAGGGTCCCTGTGCAGCGCGCATCACCATATGGTGTCTACGGGTCTTGCAACCGCCCTACTCCCGTTCGTGCTACGTTTCCGGACCTGGGGGGAATATTCCTGCAGAGTGAGAACGCAGACGGAGCAAATATACTGGAATCGCCACTGTGTGGCTCTGCCTCTACCTACCTGACATACAAAAGTGACCAGGGATTTGGTGTCGGAGACTATTCAGATTTTTTCGGTGATCGAGCCAACTCTAACGCAGGACGTTTCCAAAATACCTTGTTGGGCACCAGTGGATGGAACCAGGAGAGTGGAACTGCGCGGAGGCAGTCCATCTTGAACGTTGAACCTCATCCTGCCTCGTCTGCGCTTGGCCAGTCTCGCGCAGCGAGTCCTTTCACGTCGACAAACAGACAGATGTCTTCGATGCAT
- a CDS encoding hypothetical protein (encoded by transcript TGME49_240525) gives MLSLLQQRRTYGCFLPRSKAYNPSRGRAFAKTTVLRLTASKQIDVFGSMPSELSTSENRKIKEIIFAKTIIVVVTDGGLCRAFYLGSGLLALELNPRNPWRKVTTAVYNHNNDTIVVVYEPNPGGLQCRDSMNVLTEELVLSHPAFFEFDEANGMILAAQQGNVRFFQFWNHETFTLVFSVYEEEFEAVFDIEDGRRLADVEIPLDHYRSVEFLELLVCQLLLKQERLSLRIINLLDGGTGHKVAQTRDTFAPIGFVFFEAPERVYNKKYLNNCHRRFFTISEGKIEFWSLRCDTLDHLHTIRVAGLRDAGLCQQSVQADLLVVFASGGAEPGFRPSLDGFTTGLELQRNYLQSSTPKSKPSQACREARSFGAAPRKNDLRRSGPEGVHFLSLYDGELLGTVSPELCGYSTEVLQLSGDAQTIACGDAHGAVRLVRIPTPYDTPSTADHEGMLRTSKLNQRISPFFTLPIPPYELQLSLSRRLSPERPSLVVDRLATEHFTTSLQRLSNDKSAESEFQSKRTKRSLGEERPREPARNLELKHQKQKVSMEAQ, from the exons ATGTTGTCCCTTCTTCAGCAAAGGAGAACCTATGGCTGCTTCCTGCCAAGGTCAAAAGCGTACAACCCATCTAGGGGTAGAGCATTCGCAAAGACAACCGTCCTGCGGCTGACAGCA AGCAAGCAGATTGACGTTTTTGGGTCGATGCCGTCCGAATTATCGACAAGCGAGAATCG GAAGATAAAAGAGATAATTTTTGCGAAGACAATCATCGTTGTCGT CACTGATGGAGGACTCTGTCGGGCTTTTTACCTA GGATCTGGTCTTTTGGCACTCGAACTTAATCCGAGGAACCCCTGGAGAA AGGTCACAACGGCGGTCTACAACCACAATAACGATACTATTGTTGTTGTTTACGAGCCAAATCCAGGAGGCCTCCAATGTCGG GATAGCATGAACGTCCTTACAGAAGAATTGGTTCTGTCTCACCCCGCCTTTTTCGAGTTTGATG AGGCCAACGGCATGATTTTAGCAGCTCAACAAGGGAATGTGCGGTTCTTCCAATTTTGG AATCATGAAACGTTCACACTGGTCTTCTCTGTGTACGAAGAAGAATTTGAAG CCGTATTCGATATTGAAGACGGAAGACGCTTG GCGGACGTAGAGATTCCTCTAGATCATTACCGGAGTGTGGAATTTCTGGA actCCTAGTTTGCCAGCTTCTTCtgaaacaagagagac TCAGCCTTCGAATCATCAACCTACTTGATGGGGGCACAGGCCACAAGGTGGCCCAAACCCGGGATACCTTCGCTCCCATCGGTTTCGTGTTTTTTGAG GCTCCGGAACGTGTCTACAACAAAAAGTACCTTAACAAC TGTCAccgtcgcttcttcacaATTTCTGAGGGGAAAATTGAGTTCTGGTCACTGCGTTGTGATACTCTGGACCATCTGCACACCATTCGGGTCGCAG GGCTTCGGGATGCCGGACTATGCCAACAGTCTGTACAAGCCGATTTACTTGTTGTTTTCGCCAGCGGAGGCGCTG AGCCAGGATTCCGCCCGTCCTTGG ATGGATTCACTACTGGATTAGAGTTGCAAAGAAATTATCTTCAGTCGTCCACACCGAAATCCAAACCAAGTCAAGCATGTAGAGAAGCTCGTTCGTTCGGCGCCGCACCTCGAAAGAACGACCTAAGGAGAAGTGGGCCAGAAGGCGTGCACTTTCTCTCACTCTACGACGGCGAGCTGCTTGGCACTGTATCACCTGAGCTCTGCGGGTACTCAACAGAAGTCCTGCAGCTCTCGGGGGACGCTCAA ACAATCGCCTGTGGAGACGCTCATG GAGCGGTTCGACTGGTCAGGATACCGACGCCATACGATACGCCCTCAACCGCCGATCATGAAGGAATGCTGCGCACGTCGAAGCTCAATCAGCGCATCAGTCCATTCTTCACCTTGCCTATTCCACCTTACGAACTGCAGTTATCGCTCTCCCGTAGACTGTCACCA GAGAGGCCGTCTCTAGTGGTAGACCGACTG GCCACTGAGCACTTTACCACTTCACTGCAACGCTTGTCCAATGACAAGAGTGCCGAGTCTGAATTTCAGTCGAAACGGACAAAGAGGAGCCTCGGAGAAGAACGGCCGAGGGAACCCGCCAGAAACTTGGAGTTAAAACACCAGAAACAGAAG GTGAGCATGGAAGCTCAATAA
- a CDS encoding hypothetical protein (encoded by transcript TGME49_240520~Predicted trans-membrane domain (TMHMM2.0):4-22), producing MENSYFLLVSSVIVCIFGRVLLSSIKAEAITIHRDIPSHMDGFTHVACTHSPDATVLRSLASLVHSACLKHALQPQSRCIRNPTRPCWRRPSWDAQEGPPSMLMQQANCRLAARSFIPSHLIRKLERDGCRQLRKFAAYKTLNRGFSTARPFGQQNRRYVWSEGSGFGSCYAIPLVTGLTRSSDKNQKIPQFLLPPLFTAVRAGDKHKAQSIIALWKKPGVQRMGWVDDRQPSGREQQLIRDSTNEANEPRTIGDNSGSQADGTSPGSEKAELTAQRGSDGLAPQGEGMVIMTGTCASHLDSLAEAVIAAMWEDHMRKLLGRDGRGYSGWVVLAFMDLEIHIMTPIMRERYALEELYGLCPRIDISDCIRVDSMESFDLYREGFRTFGSTDCPFSPEGI from the exons ATGGAGAACTCTTATTTTTTGTTAGTATCTTCCGTCATAGTGTGCATTTTCGGCCGTGTGTTGCTCTCCTCTATCAAAGCTGAAGCGATCACCATTCACAGGGATATCCCGTCTCACATGGACGGGTTCACACACGTCGCGTGCACGCATTCGCCGGACGCCACTGTTCTGCGATCACTAGCAAGTCTGGTCCATTCAGCCTGCCTCAAGCATGCTCTTCAACCCCAATCCAGGTGTATAAGGAACCCCACGAGGCCGTGCTGGCGTAGACCGTCGTGGGATGCACAGGAAGGCCCACCCAGTATGTTAATGCAACAGGCGAACTGCAGGCTGGCAGCCCGCTCATTCATTCCGTCGCATCTCATTAGGAAGTTAGAACGCGATGGCTGCAGACAACTGAGAAAATTCGCTGCCTACAAGACGCTAAACAGGGGGTTTTCAACAGCTCGACCATTTGGACAGCAAAACAGGCGCTACGTGTGGTCCGAAGGGAGCGGATTCGGAAGTTGCTACGCTATTCCCTTGGTGACAGGATTGACCCGTAGTTCAGATAAGAACCAGAAGATCCCCCAATTTCTATTACCCCCGTTATTCACAGCTGTTCGGGCAGGAGACAAACACAAGGCTCAGTCGATCATTGCCCTCTGGAAAAAACCTGGGGTCCAGCGTATGGGGTGGGTAGATGACAGACAGCCATCTGGTCGTGAACAGCAACTTATTCGTGACTCTACGAACGAAGCGAATGAACCAAGGACGATTGGCGACAACTCGGGCAGTCAAGCCGATGGAACATCACCGGGCTCTGAGAAGGCGGAATTGACGGCCCAAAGGGGTTCTGACGGCCTAGCGCCTCAGGGTGAAGGGATGGTCATAATGACTGGTACCTGTGCGTCCCACCTTGATTCACTGGCGGAAGCCGTTATCGCC GCTATGTGGGAGGACCACATGAGGAAGTTACTCGGGCGAGACGGTCGCGGATATTCCGGTTGGGTGGTACTGGCGTTCATGGACTTGGAAATTCACATTATGACGCCGATAATGAGAGAACGGTACGCGCTCGAGGAGCTGTACGGCCTCTGTCCTCGCATTGATATTTCAGACTGTATCCGTGTCGACAGTATGGAATCGTTTGATCTGTACAGAGAAGGGTTTAGAACATTTGGTTCTACCGATTGCCCCTTCAGCCCCGAAGGAATCTAG